Part of the Eubacterium sp. 1001713B170207_170306_E7 genome, CGGATACCAGCAAACGGATTGGCGCCTGGGCGACGATTTTGCTGTCGACCAGAATGAGGTCGGGGTTGCGCTTGAAATAGATGGTCTCAGCGTGGACGCCTTCCTCGGTGTAGGTGACTGAAAGGGCCGAGGTGGGCGCGTCCGTGGCGGCTGAGGTCGGGGCAATGACAATGGCAGCCGTGGCCTTGATCCCGGTGTATTTGGCGGCGTCGATGGTCTTGCCGCCTCCGATCCCCACGACAACGTCGCAGCCGTGGCCGGAGGCGATGCCTGCCAGGCGTTCGAGCTCTGTGAGGGTGGTCTCACCGCCGAATTTGACGGATTCGATGGCGGCGCCGGCCGCTTTAAACTGCGCCTTTAAGGCAGGGGAAAGGGTGTCGTAGAAAAATGGGTCGATGATGGCAAGCACCCTTTTCCCGTAATCGGCGGTATAGTCCTGAAGGCGCTCAAGCTCGCCGCAGCCCTGAATGTAGCGGCTGGGGGAGCCAAATGCGCGCGTGGTTGATGTCAGCATATGTAAAAACCTCCTAATTTCCATAAAGTTCAGGGCTATTATACCATAAAGCCTTTGAAAATTGGACCTTTAAAACGTAAAAGAAAATCGACACTCAGGCTTTTGAACGTGGTATAATAAGCTAAAAGAAAGTGAGGGATTCATATGAACCATCAGGGAACGCGCAGAATTGAAACCGGGCGTCTGGTGCTGCGCCAGTTTTCCATTGACGACGCAGAGGCCATGTACCTGGGCTGGGCAGGAGATCCGGAGGTCACCCGTTTTATGAGCTGGCCGGCTCACGAAAGCGCCGAAGCCTCCCGGGCGGTCATTGAGGCGTGGCAGAACAACGCCATTCTGCTGGACGATTATAACTGGTGTATCACACTGAGGGAATCCGGTGAAGCCATCGGCAGTCTCGGCGTTGTCCATATTGATGAGGCGGCCGAAGCCGTGCAGGTGGGCTACTGCGTTGGCCGCGCCTACTGGAACCAGGGGTTTACGGCGGAGGCCCTGTCAGCGGTGATCCGCTTTTTCTTTGAGGAAGTGGGCGCCAACCGCGTCGAGGCAGTACACGCTGTGGAAAACCCGGCCTCGGGCAGGGTTATGCAGAAATGTGGCATGACAAAGGAGGGCGTGCTCCGGGAATACAACAAAAGCAACCAGGGGCTCTGCGACGCGGCGATTTACAGCATTTTGCGCCGTGAATGGCAGTAAGCAGCCGGCTGAACCCCTTGCACAGCCATGAAAGAAATGGTATAGTGTTGGTAGAAAAGGGCGGTGAAATGAATGCTGCATGTAGAACGCAGAAAAGAAATACTCAATAAAATCCTGAAGGAAGGCTCCGTCAAGGCCGACGCGCTGGCCAAAAAATACGAGGTGGGCGTACCAACCATCCGGAGGGATTTGAAATACCTGGCAGAGGCGTACGGCATCGAGCTGACCTATGGGGGCGCCTACGCCCGGGATAGCCTGGCCAGCCAGACCACCGTGGAGATGAACATTGCCCAGAAGAAGCTGCAGAACCTGGATGAAAAACGGATCATCGCGCAGAAGGCAGCAGGGCTGATCAAGGACGGGGACACCATTGCCCTGAATTCCGGCAGCACGGTGGAGCTGGTTCTCGATTATCTGGAGGACATGAAAAGCCTGAACGTGATCACCCTGTCGCTGAATGTGGCCCTCAAGGCCTCCACTGTAAAGGGCGTGAACGTCTTTATGCCCGGGGGCCGGCTGCGCAGTATCTCCGGCGCTTTTTACGGCAAGGACGCGGACGATTTCCTCAGGAAGTTCAACATCGACAAGGCTTTTATGGGGGTACTGGCCGTCTCCATTCCCAAGGGTGTGACCCACAGCTCCCTGGAGGAGATCGAGGTCAACCAGACATTGGCCGAGATCAGCCAGAAGTGCTACCTCATGGCCGACTACACCAAGTTTGACAAGATCTCCCTGGCCAAGATGTTTGACCTCAATATTTTTGAGGCTTTTATCGTTGATGGTAAAGAACCGGAAATTTACAGGGAATACGCCCGGAACAACGGGATTGAGATTCTGTAATTCGTAAAAATATCTTTAATATCAGAATTAACTATTGACATCGATTTACAAACATGGTATTATTGAATAAATTAATACGTATTGGTTTGAGATTGTAGAAACCGCAGTAAATAAATGGGAGCGTGCTCCGTTTATTTATCGCGGTTTTTTTCTATCTTAAATCATTGGAAAGAGGCCACTCCAATGATCACTAAGGAACAAATGAAGACTTTTAAGGCATACCCGGTTATCGCCGCAGTGCGGACGCCGGAGAATTTCAGGCAGGCCCTCGACTCAAAGGTGCGGGTGCTGTTTATGGTGGGAGGCGATTATTTTAAGGCGGAAAATCTGATTAAGGAATTTAAAGAGCGAAATGGACTGGTATTCCTGCACATGGACCTGATCGAGGGCATTGGCAGAGATGTTGGGGGGATACGCTACGCCGTGGAGCACGACGGCATCGACGGCATCATCTCAACCAAGAACCATATTCTGAAGCTGGCGGCCAGGGAAAGCCTGATCACTGTGCACCGGATTTTCCTCATGGACAACCAGGCGCTGGAAAGCGGCATCAACCTGTTTAAGGCGTCGAAGCCGGATATTATCGAGCTGACGCCGGGGCTGATCCCGCGGATCGTGCGTAAGGTGAGCCATGAATTCGAACAGCCTGTGATTACCAGCGGGCTGATCTCAAAGGCGAGCGATGTCAAGACCATGATACAGGCAGGCGCCATGAACATTGTGTGCAGCTGCGAGACGCTTTGGAATTTGTAAAAAAGGAGAGACAAGAATGAATTCGAGAGAACGTGTGATGGCAGCGGCCAGCCACCAGGAGCCCGACCGGGTGCCAGTGGACATGGTCCTGACCATTGATGTTTACAGAGATATGAAAAGGCTGCTGAAGATGGACCATCTTCCAGACACGCCCAGAATGGGCCACTGGACCGACGTTCAGATGCCGCTGGAGATGATCCAGGCACTGGATCTGGATATGTACTACATTTCCCCGAGATCGGCCAAATCCGCCCACTCCAGACAGTTTGAGGACGGCAGCTTTACCGACGAGTGGGGCTGCTACTGGAAGAAGACCATGATCGACGGCGGACATTTTTACTTTGAGCTGCAAAACCCGCCTCTGGCCGACGCCACTATTGAGGATCTGGAAAGCTACGACTGGCCTGATCCCACCGATCCGGCGCGCTACCAGGGCCTGCGGGAAGAAATGCAGATGGTGCGCGACAAAAGTGATCTGGCCATTCTGGCCAAGTTTGCCGGCGCCGTCTTTGAGGTCGCCACCTATATGCGGGGCCACGAGCGCTGGTACCGCGACCTCATCAACAATCAGGAATTTGCCCACGCGCTGCTGGACAAGGTCTGCAAGATACAGAAGGAAATCGACCGTGTCTGCATCGACGCGGTGGGTGAATACGTGGATATTCTGCGCCTGAGCGGCGAGGATCTGGGCACGCAGGACAGCCCGCTCATTTCACCGAGAACCTTCCGCAAGGTGGTAAAACCCCATCTCGAGGAGCTCTGGGTAAGCGCGAAGGCAGAGCTGCTGAAGAAGAATCCCAACGGCAGGGTTATGCTGCACAGCTGTGGCTCGATCCGCCCATTTATCCCGGATCTCATCGACTGCGGCATCGACATTCTGGACCCGGTGCAGCCGGGCGCCAACCATATGAACCGTTACGAGCTGAAGCAGGAATTCGGCGATAAAATCGTCTTTCACGGCAACATTGATATTCAGAAGGTCCTTCCCTTTGGCACAAAGGATGAGATCACCCAGGAAGTGCGCGACGCCATCAAGGCGCTGGCGCCGGGCGGCGGCTTTCTGCTGTCACCGGCCCACAATGTCCAGAGCGATGTGAGCGCGGAAAATCTGGTACACATGATCGAATGTGCCCACGCATTCGGCGTCTATCCCATTCAATTGTAAGCGAATAAAAAATAATTTTTGGAGAGAGAGTAAGAGATGAAAAATTATATCAGTGGAATCGATATCGGAACAACCGGCGTAAAAGTGATTATCTTCGATACAGAGGGCAATACGGTCAGCAGTGCCTACCGTGAATATCCCTGTACCTTTCCGCAGTCGGGATGGGTAGAGCAGGACGGAGAAATGACCTGGCAGCAGACCTGCGAGGCCACCAAGGAGGCCATCGGCAAATCGGGCATCGACCCATCGGCTATCCGCGCCATCGGCCTTTCCACCCAGCGCTGTACCTTTACCCCGGTGGATGAAGCCGGCATGCCGCTGCGGTCCGCCATTTCCTGGCAGGACAGCCGCTCCTTTGAGGAATGTGAGGAGATCAGCCAACTGGTGGGCGCGGAGCGTTACTACGAGATCACCGGCCTGCCCGTGGGCACCACCTGGTCGGTCAGCAAGATCATGTGGATCAAGAAACACCAGCCGGAAATTTACGAAAAAACCTACAAGTTTGCCATGGATCAAGAGCGTATTTTAAACAAGCTCGGCGCAGAGGGCTACTTTGAGGACTGGTCCAACGGGTCCCTGCAGGGGCTGATGGACATCAAGGCCTTTGAGTGGAGCGATGAACTGATCGACACCCTGGAGCTGGATAAATCCAAGCTGCCGACCCTGGTGCCGTCGGGCAAGGTCGTGGGGCAGATATCCAAAGAGAGCAGCGCGCTCACCGGCTTTACCGAGGGAACCCTCCTGGTTTCAGGCGGCGGCGACCAGCAGTGCGCCGGCATTGGCGCCGGCGCGGTGAAGAAGGGAACCATCGAGGTGACCATCGGCACCGCAGGC contains:
- a CDS encoding GNAT family N-acetyltransferase, whose amino-acid sequence is MNHQGTRRIETGRLVLRQFSIDDAEAMYLGWAGDPEVTRFMSWPAHESAEASRAVIEAWQNNAILLDDYNWCITLRESGEAIGSLGVVHIDEAAEAVQVGYCVGRAYWNQGFTAEALSAVIRFFFEEVGANRVEAVHAVENPASGRVMQKCGMTKEGVLREYNKSNQGLCDAAIYSILRREWQ
- a CDS encoding FGGY family carbohydrate kinase, with product MKNYISGIDIGTTGVKVIIFDTEGNTVSSAYREYPCTFPQSGWVEQDGEMTWQQTCEATKEAIGKSGIDPSAIRAIGLSTQRCTFTPVDEAGMPLRSAISWQDSRSFEECEEISQLVGAERYYEITGLPVGTTWSVSKIMWIKKHQPEIYEKTYKFAMDQERILNKLGAEGYFEDWSNGSLQGLMDIKAFEWSDELIDTLELDKSKLPTLVPSGKVVGQISKESSALTGFTEGTLLVSGGGDQQCAGIGAGAVKKGTIEVTIGTAGVTLAYMDEPIYDGSMRLPCSAHTVAGKWETEGLQNAAGSSLKWYRNEFAVPEIEKAEALGIDPYDLINEQVEAIAPGSDGLICIPYFASSAAPNWDPFARGTFIGLTLGHSRQAMARAIMEGVTYETREIIDQMITNGVEVDEIVLSGGAAKSDVWNHIQADIYGKTCSILAVEEATALGAAVLAALGAELYANVNEAVAHMVKIVAVCEPDMQRHALYNDYFEIYKDAYQALRKADVYERLVKLALK
- a CDS encoding DeoR/GlpR family DNA-binding transcription regulator; translated protein: MLHVERRKEILNKILKEGSVKADALAKKYEVGVPTIRRDLKYLAEAYGIELTYGGAYARDSLASQTTVEMNIAQKKLQNLDEKRIIAQKAAGLIKDGDTIALNSGSTVELVLDYLEDMKSLNVITLSLNVALKASTVKGVNVFMPGGRLRSISGAFYGKDADDFLRKFNIDKAFMGVLAVSIPKGVTHSSLEEIEVNQTLAEISQKCYLMADYTKFDKISLAKMFDLNIFEAFIVDGKEPEIYREYARNNGIEIL
- a CDS encoding uroporphyrinogen decarboxylase family protein → MNSRERVMAAASHQEPDRVPVDMVLTIDVYRDMKRLLKMDHLPDTPRMGHWTDVQMPLEMIQALDLDMYYISPRSAKSAHSRQFEDGSFTDEWGCYWKKTMIDGGHFYFELQNPPLADATIEDLESYDWPDPTDPARYQGLREEMQMVRDKSDLAILAKFAGAVFEVATYMRGHERWYRDLINNQEFAHALLDKVCKIQKEIDRVCIDAVGEYVDILRLSGEDLGTQDSPLISPRTFRKVVKPHLEELWVSAKAELLKKNPNGRVMLHSCGSIRPFIPDLIDCGIDILDPVQPGANHMNRYELKQEFGDKIVFHGNIDIQKVLPFGTKDEITQEVRDAIKALAPGGGFLLSPAHNVQSDVSAENLVHMIECAHAFGVYPIQL
- a CDS encoding glycerol-3-phosphate responsive antiterminator, translated to MITKEQMKTFKAYPVIAAVRTPENFRQALDSKVRVLFMVGGDYFKAENLIKEFKERNGLVFLHMDLIEGIGRDVGGIRYAVEHDGIDGIISTKNHILKLAARESLITVHRIFLMDNQALESGINLFKASKPDIIELTPGLIPRIVRKVSHEFEQPVITSGLISKASDVKTMIQAGAMNIVCSCETLWNL